CGCGGCTCACGGTCAGCATCAGGGCGCGCGGCTGCCCGCCGGTCGTCGCGTGCGCCCAACCGGTGCTGTTCAGCTCCTGGCTGAGGTCGACGTGCGCGCGGCGGTCGTCGGCGGAGGCGTACTCGACCGTGAGGTCGCCGCGCCGCGCCCAGGCGTGCAGCCCCTCCACCATGGCCGCCATCAGCATCGTCTTGCCGGACGAGGTGCCGCCGACGAGCGGCGCGTGCACGACGCGCGTGGTGCCGACCGTCTCCGGCAGGTACCGGTCGCAGTGCGGGCACAGGGCCGTCAGCCGCTCCCGCCCCGCGAGCCGGGTCGCAGGCAGCCGGTGCCCACACGTGCAGACGTGCCACAGCACGCCGTACCGGCCGGGCCGCAACTCACCGTGCGGCGCCCGGCAGTTCGGGCAACGATGCACGGCCAGCGGGACGGGCCGGTAGCAGCCGGGGTAGGGGCACTTGACGCGGATGCCCCGGGCCAGCGCCCAGCCGCGCTCCACACCCCGCAACACCGGCACGGCCGCCGCGCAGCCCAGCCACACCAGGGCGAGCAGCAGCGCGAAGACGGCCAGTACGGCGCCGAGCAGGACGGTGGCGACCACGGCGGCCACGAACGCGCCCACGACCGTGCCGGGCGCCACGAACACCATCATGAGCAAGCGGGTGGCCGGCATCTCGCCGGGCTTGCCGGAGGGGCGCCGGCCGCGGAACAGGTTCCGGGTGATCCGCTCCAGCCACGGGTCGGAGAACGCCGTCCAGATCACCCGCATCCCGTAGCCCGCGGCCGACACCGCGTCCACGCGCAACTGCCGCCACCAGTACCCGAGATGAGCGGGCTCGCCCGGTCCGACGAGCGGTACGCGGTGGTCGGCGCGGCCGGTCTGCCAGGGCCCGAGCCCGCGCCAGACGGCGCTCCCACCGATCCACAGGAACTGCCACAGCGCGCTGCCCAGACACACCCCGGCGGCGACGAGCGCGGTCCAGCCGAACACCGGGAACACCGCTGTCATGACGTTGACGCTCATCTGTGGCCTCCCCCGGACGGCGGCTCGATGTCCCCGGGCCATCCGGCGGCCGGCTCGGCGCGCCGGCCGCGCCCGGACAGCCGTCCCGCGAGCCGCCCGAGCGCGCCGGGACGGTTCCAGGAACGCCACGCGTCGAGCTTGCCCCGCCCCGCGCGGCCCAGCGCCGCCTCGATCTCGGCGTGGTCCTCGGCGGGCAGTACCCGCACGACCGGCCGCAGCACCTTGGTCAGCAGGGTGGTGCGCGTGGCGTCCCAGTCGGGGTGGGTGCCGGGGTAGGCGCTCCAGTCGCAGAAGCGGGCGGCGACGTACGACGGCACGGTCCGCAGCCGGTCGCCCACGCGGTCCGAGCGCCCGACGCGCTCGTACGCCGCGAGCAGGCCGGGCTCGGCCGACCTGGCCAGGGAGTAGACCTCGTTCTCGGGAGCCGTCCCCTCCAACAGCCGCCGGGCGAGCGCGCCGTGGACCCGCTCGGTCACCGTGTCCGGAACGGGTTCGGTCGCCGAGTCCCGCAGCGCCAGCACCCGGTCGACCCACTGCTCGCCCTCGCCCTCGGTGCCGAGCAGGCCCGCGAACTCCAGCAGGAGCAGGGCCGAACGCTGCCCGGGCCGCAGTTCCGTACTGAAGCAGCGCAGCAGGTCGGTGGCGAGGACCGGGACGCCGGGGTCGTCCGCGGGCGCGGCGAGGGCGGCCTCGATCAGCAGGTCCCGGGTGCCGGCCGCGCGGTGGGTGTCGGAACCCAGCTGGTTCAGCAGCAGGCTCGCCTCCTGCCCGGACGGCAGCGCGCCGGCCCACACCAGCCCGAGCGCGGTGCGCAACACGGCCGTGTCGGCGTGCGGGGAGACCCCCGCGGTCCGCAGGACGCCGTGGAAGCGCGCGAGCCGGTCGCCCGGGGCGTCGGAGGGCGTCGCCGTGACGCACATGCGCAGGTGCGGGAAGCCGGGCTGCAGTGTGACGGGCAGTTCCGACCCGGCCAGCTTCCGGGCGGCGACCACCGGATCGGCGGCGGCCAGCGCGTCCAGAGCACCGAAGAGCGCGATACGCAGGGCGGGGTGCCCGTGCACGGCGTCGAGGAGAGCGGGCGGGCAGGGGGCGGCGATGCCGTCTTCGCGGCCTGCCACGCCGGAGGCCCCGTCCGAGTCCTCGCCCACCAGCTCCCGCGCCAGCCGTCCGGCCAGGTCCGGGAGCAGGTCCTGGCAGTCGATGTCCAGCAGGTCGGCGACGTGCAGCAGGGCGAGCGGCCGTCCGGCGGCCGGTTCGTGCGGGTCCGCGAGGCCGGCGCGCAGCGCGGGTGCCAGCTCACGGGCGAGATCGGCGCGCGCCTGCGGGGTGAGCGACCCGGCGCCGAGCGTGGGCACGGGCCCGCGGCCGAGCACGGCCGAGGCCAGCACGCGGGCGGCGAGCGGAGCGGACACGGCCGTCGGCACCTGCCCCTCGAGTCGCGCCAACAGCGCGCCCAGAGCGGTCTGTTCGTCGTCCGGGGGAGGGGGCGCGGGAGTGTCGACGGCCGTGGCCGACGGGGCCCGTGCCACCGAGCCCGGGTGCGGGACGGCATGATGCGGTACGTCATCGTGCGCGGCCTCGGCACCAGGACGCCGTACGTCAGCACGCTCGAGCCCGGCACCGAGCCGCCGTACGCTCCCGACACCCCCCGCACAGAGCCCCTCCACCAGCGCGCCCAGCGTCGCGTCGGGCAGTGTGTCCGCGTGGTCGGCCGCCCAGCGTGCGGCGACCGCGCGGGCGTCGGTGCGCAGGGCGATGCCCGAGGTGAGCGCGGCCACGGCGAGGGGGCCGAGGTCCTCGGCGTCGCGGAACAGCTCGGGCCGCCCGGCACACCAGATCCGGGCGCACACGTCCGCCCAGACGTCCGTGACCGGCTCGGACGGCGCATGCCCGGTGCAGTCGTGCACCCGGTAGCGGTGGTCGTGGGCGACCGACTCCGACGACGGCAGCGCGCCGATGATCTGCTGGCGGGCCTGCTGCGGGCGGCGCGTGTACGTGGTGAAGGTCAGCCGGTGCGCCTGTTCGCGCGGCAGCACCGTACAGGCGAGCGCGATCCACTGGGCCACGTCGGCGCTGTCGTGCTCCACGATCACGAGCTGTCCGGTGTCCGGGTCCGCCGCGAGAGCCCGCAGATCGGCGAAGAAGGCCGCGAGCCGATCCGCCCGGGACACCGCGAACGCGACCAGCCCCTCCTTGCGGAGCAGGCCGGACGGCTCGAAGCGGTCGACCGGCTCGGGCCGGCCGCCCGGGGGAGTGGCGTCGGCCCAGCGTGGTGACTCCCACGCGGTGATGGGCAGGGCACCGTCCGGCAGCCGCGTCCCGGCGGGCAGATGGACGGCGTGCGCGTGGAAGTTGCCCCAACGCCCGCTGTAGTCGGCCCCGGTGTACACGCTGCGGCTCAGCAGCCGCCCTCCGTCGGCGAGTTCGCTGAAGCTGAAGGCCTTGGGGAAGTTCTTGAGCTGTTCGGCGTCGGGCCGGGCCGGGAAGTCACGCGGTGGCTCGTACCCGATCACCTGTTCCGCCTCCCGCAGCAGCCCCTGCGGGACGCCCGCGCTGACCGCGGTGAACCGGAAGCCCGACCCGTCGGGTCCGGGCGGAGCCGAGGTGTAGTGCAGCTGGGCGAGGGTCACTTGACTCGTCCCTTCCCCGTGGCGCGGACCGGCAGCAGCCCGCGCTGGGCGAGCAGCCACAGCAGCGGATCCTCCACCCGCACCGGCTGCGGCCCCGACTTGGGTACGTCCGCGGGGGCGTCCGCGGGCGGTGGCGCCCCGAGCGCCGAGAGGCCGAACAGCGACAACCGGGCGAAGTCCAGCTCGAGTTGGCGCAGCAGCGCGCCCGAGTCCCAGTCCGTCATCAGGGAGCGGATCTCCTCGTGCACGGCGAGCCGGTCGTCCTCGTCGAAGGCGCCGTCCGTGTGCGGGGCGTTGTGCAGCAGCGGCGAGTGCGGGTCGAGCAGGGACCCCAGCATGTCCGTCTTGGTGATGGCCACCGCGATCGGCGTGGCGACCCGGCCCCGCGAACCGCCCTTGCCGTGGGCGCGCAGCTGTACG
The nucleotide sequence above comes from Streptomyces sp. NL15-2K. Encoded proteins:
- a CDS encoding GTPase-associated protein 1-related protein; translated protein: MTLAQLHYTSAPPGPDGSGFRFTAVSAGVPQGLLREAEQVIGYEPPRDFPARPDAEQLKNFPKAFSFSELADGGRLLSRSVYTGADYSGRWGNFHAHAVHLPAGTRLPDGALPITAWESPRWADATPPGGRPEPVDRFEPSGLLRKEGLVAFAVSRADRLAAFFADLRALAADPDTGQLVIVEHDSADVAQWIALACTVLPREQAHRLTFTTYTRRPQQARQQIIGALPSSESVAHDHRYRVHDCTGHAPSEPVTDVWADVCARIWCAGRPELFRDAEDLGPLAVAALTSGIALRTDARAVAARWAADHADTLPDATLGALVEGLCAGGVGSVRRLGAGLERADVRRPGAEAAHDDVPHHAVPHPGSVARAPSATAVDTPAPPPPDDEQTALGALLARLEGQVPTAVSAPLAARVLASAVLGRGPVPTLGAGSLTPQARADLARELAPALRAGLADPHEPAAGRPLALLHVADLLDIDCQDLLPDLAGRLARELVGEDSDGASGVAGREDGIAAPCPPALLDAVHGHPALRIALFGALDALAAADPVVAARKLAGSELPVTLQPGFPHLRMCVTATPSDAPGDRLARFHGVLRTAGVSPHADTAVLRTALGLVWAGALPSGQEASLLLNQLGSDTHRAAGTRDLLIEAALAAPADDPGVPVLATDLLRCFSTELRPGQRSALLLLEFAGLLGTEGEGEQWVDRVLALRDSATEPVPDTVTERVHGALARRLLEGTAPENEVYSLARSAEPGLLAAYERVGRSDRVGDRLRTVPSYVAARFCDWSAYPGTHPDWDATRTTLLTKVLRPVVRVLPAEDHAEIEAALGRAGRGKLDAWRSWNRPGALGRLAGRLSGRGRRAEPAAGWPGDIEPPSGGGHR